Proteins co-encoded in one Prunus persica cultivar Lovell chromosome G6, Prunus_persica_NCBIv2, whole genome shotgun sequence genomic window:
- the LOC18772915 gene encoding B3 domain-containing protein At4g01580: MSASRRQKIDHEWPAFSATTPLFLKMILDDTSRDTKLRIPKSFVKKYEKHLSNPVHLKLPSGSEWEVEVTTCDGEVWLDRGWPEFSKFYSLEQGGSLVFKYDVNSKFQVCILDASGTEIDYP; the protein is encoded by the exons ATGTCTGCTTCTCGTCGCCAGAAAATTGATCATGAATGGCCAGCATTTTCTGCTACCACTCCACTGTTTCTCAAGATGATCCTAGACGACACTTCTAGAGACACAAAACTT AGAATACCGAAGAGTTTCGTGAAGAAATATGAAAAACATCTATCAAATCCAGTACATTTGAAGCTTCCAAGTGGTTCAGAATGGGAAGTAGAAGTGACAACATGTGATGGTGAGGTTTGGCTTGACAGGGGTTGGCCAGAGTTCTCTAAGTTTTACTCTCTAGAGCAGGGTGGCTCCCTAGTTTTCAAATATGATGTGAACTCAAAATTCCAAGTTTGCATATTGGATGCAAGTGGCACAGAGATCGACTATCCCTAG